The genomic interval gtgtctctgtctgtgtgtgtgtgtgtgtctgtgtctctgtgtgtgttgtgtctgtggttctgtctctgtgtgtgtgtgtgtgtgtgtgtgtgtgtctgtgtctctgtgtgtgtgtgtgtgtcgtgctctgtgtgtgtgtgtgtgtctgtgtctgtgttgtgtgtgtgtgtctgtgtctctgtgtgtgtgtgtgtgtgtgtgtgtgtgtgtgtctgtgtgtgtgtgtctctgtgtgtttgtgtgtgtgtgtgtgtgtctctgtgtgtctgtgtgtctgtgtgtgtgtgtctctgtgtgtctgtgtgtctctgtctctgtgtgtctctgtctctgtgtgtgtgtgtgtgtgtgtctgtgtctctgtctctgtgtgtgtgtgtgtgtgtgtgtgtgtgtgtgtgtgtgtctgtgtgtgtgtgtgtgtctctgtctctgtgtgtgtctctgtgtgtgtgtctgtgtctctgtgtgtgtgtgtgtgtgtctgtgtctctgtgtgtgtgtgtgtgtgtgtgtgtctctgacacTTTGTTTACTGCGTTGTGTTTATCAAAACATCACACCTCGTGTGTcgggatgtttttttaaaaactgtcaGATACAGCGCTGCTCATGactttatgaacccatgctaacgTTGCTAAAGGATTCAACGTTAGCAACGTTAGGATCATTTGTAGTCCAGTCTGGGATCATTTGTAGTCCAGTCTGGGATCATTTGTAGTCCAGTCTGGGATCATTTGTAGTCCAGTCTGGGATCAGTTGTAGTCCAGTCTGGGATCAGTTGTAGTCCATTCTGGGATCATCTGTAGTCCAGTCTGGGATCATCTGTAGTCTAGTCTGGGATCATTTGTAGTCCAGTCTGGGATCATCTGTAGTCTAGTCTGGGATCATTTGTAGTCCAGTCTGGGATCAGTTGTAGTTCAGTCTCCGTCCAGGCTGCGTCTCTGTCGCTCCGCCCACTCGCTGATGAGGCGGTTGGCGATGGCGTGTTTGGGAGGCAGCCATAGGCCAGCGGCTCCTCTCGGGGGCGGGGCCTTCACCTGCAGGGCGGTGACCACTTCCTCCAGACTGAACCAGCGAGCGTCCTCAAGCTCTGATTGGTCCACGGACAGCTGGGGGACAAACAGGTAGCATTCTACACACCGATCACAGCGTTCATTGGTGCTTTAAAAACTGCTTTAATGTGAAAGGACAGCTCACCTGAGTGTGGGCGGGGCTTACAGTGGCGTGGCAGCCAATCATGAAGGAGCTGTGAGGAAACGGCCAATGCTGCGAGGAGCTGTAGGAGACGCTGAGGAGCTCCAAACCTACTTCCTCTGCTACCTCCCTGCTCAGAGTCTCCTCCAGAGTCTCacctgagagacacacagacaggtaagagagacagacagacacacagacaggtaagggagacaaaacacagacgggtaagagagacagacacacagacaggtacgagagagagacagacaggtaagagagacagacagacacacagacaggtaagagagacagacagacacacagacaggtcagagagacagacacacagacaggtaaggcagacagacagacaggtaagagagacacacagacaggtaagggagacagagagacacacagacaggtaagagagacagacacacacagacaggtaagagagacagacaggtaagagagacagacagacacactgacaAGTAAGAGAAACAGGTAAGAGAGACAAAACACAGACGGGTAAGAGAGACCggtaagacagacagacagatggacaggtaatagagacagacacacagacaggtaagagaaacagacacagacaggtaagagagacagatacaggcggacagacagacaggtcagagagacagacaggtaagagagacaggtaagacagacagacagatggacaggtaatagagagagacagacagacaggtaagagaaacagacacagacaggtaagagagacagacagacagacaggtcagagagacagacagacccatGTCACAGAAGCCGGCCAGAGCGCTGTACATCCCCCGAGGGAAGGACGCCTGTCGGCCTAACAAACACCGTTTCCCATCAGACACCAGGGCGATGACCACCGGAGACATCTGGaggacgacaacaacaacaacaacaacaacaacaacaagggaATATTAGGGGAAAGAAAAGTCCCAAACTTTTAGAAAGAAAGCTGGAATATTATGAGAAaaactttgtgttttgttgttgtgtgtgtgtgtgtctctcgttgtgtgtgtgtctctgtgtgtgtgtctctgtgtgtgtgtgtgtgtgttaccttggGGTAGTAGATGATGTCGCTGCAGACTCTCTGACTTCCTGCCCGGTTGCGCTGGGTGGGTCGCCCCGTGGCGCTGCAGAAGCCGCTGGTTTGATGCCAGCGCAGCAGAGCCTGACCCTGAGGGACAAACacgtataaataatataatataataaaatgtcatTAGGATGTTAACTCAGGCATTCAGCTATCAAATATCTTAAAAATAGTTCATATAGCTCCTCCCCCTGACTGTTTACAGCGTCTGGCTCCTCCCCCTGACTGTTTACAGCGTCTGGCTCCTCCCCCTGACTGTTTACAGCGTCTGGCTCCTCCCCTGACTGTTTACAGCGTCTGGCTCCTCCCCCTGACTGTTTATAGTGTTAGGCTCCTCCCCCTGACTGTTTACAGCGTCTGGCTCCTCCCCCTGACTGTTTACAGTGTTAGGCTCCTCCCCCTGACTGTTTACAGCGTCTGGCTCCTCCCCCTGACTGTTTACAGCATCTGGCTCCTCCCCTGACTGTTTACAGCGTCTGGCTCCTCCCCTGACTGTTTACAGCGTCTGGCTCCTCCCCTGACTGTTTATAGTGTTAGGCTCCTCCCCTGACTGTTTACAGCGTCTGGCTCCTCCCCCGACTGTTTACAGTGTTAGGCTCCTCCCCTGACTGTTTACAGCGTCTGGCGCTCCTCCCTGACTGTTTACAGCATCTGGCTCCTCCCCTGACTGTTTACAGCATTAGGCTCCTCCTCCTGACTGTTTACAGCGTCTGGCTCCTCCCCCTGACTGTTTACAGCGTCTGGCTCCTCCCCCTGACTGTTTACAGTGTTAGGCTCCTCCCCCTGACTGTTAGGCCCCTCCCCCTGACTGTCACCTTGGCAACCAGAGGAGCCTCTGCTGCCgggaggagaaagaaagactTCTTCAGATCGATGAAGGTTCCTCCACACGCTTCCTCCAGAACCACCTGGTCCACTTCTCCTAcacacagaaccacacacacacacacacacacacacacacacacacacacacacacacacacacacacccacacacacagacacaacacacacacagacccacaacacacacacacacacacagacccacaacacacacacacacacatacacagacccacaacacacacacacacacacacacacacacacacacacacacacacacacagacccacaacacacacacacacacacacacacacagacccacaacacacagacacacaacacacagaaccAGAGTCAGGGCAGTGGGGGGGCAGCGACAAAAACGAATTATGTTTTTGGGGGAAAACTAAAATTTCgataaaagcgacaaaaacatcagaaaaaggaGACAGAAGTTGAAAGTGATAAAGCAGCTGAAATCCTGCCGAGGGCAGACGATCGGTCAGAGCAgagttatatataatatacaacaatatataatataatataatgtaatatataaaataatataaaataatgtaatatataaaataatataatataatatataaaataatgtaatatattaaataatataatataatatattaaataatataatataatataatatataaaataatataaaataatataatataatatataaaataatataatatataaaataatgtaatatataaaataatataatatataaaataatataaatataaaataatgtaatatataatataatataatataatatataaaataatataatataatatataaaattatataatataatatattaaataatgtaatataatatataaaataatataatatatatatatataatataataatataataatatataatataatataatgtaatatagttttagtttagtttagactTTTATTTGTCCCCGTAGGGAAATTGGTTCTGCAGCAAGACATAAACACAGGACAGTCCCAAATGTAAGACCAAACTACATAAAAATACTTAATGTTACAAGCTCTGATTAAACAACAGAGAATTTAGAAGATAAATATGACCATATGTTAAAGGAACCATATGTTAAAAAGAACATCTAACAATATtcctcataaaaatatattttagcaaCATTTCCA from Perca fluviatilis chromosome 21, GENO_Pfluv_1.0, whole genome shotgun sequence carries:
- the nudt13 gene encoding nucleoside diphosphate-linked moiety X motif 13 isoform X1 — its product is MLCSRFVGSLTNEMLCSRFVGSLTNEMLCSRFVGSLTNEMLCSRFVGSLTNEMLCSRFVGSLTNEMLCSRFVGSLTNEMLCSRFVDRLKRDDGACAAALQSGQMFLFHRLAPLLQRTERGTLRPVARRTSDVQSILQRLGSDPALLEQSVLIGCSQQNQAQFCLDIGEVDQVVLEEACGGTFIDLKKSFFLLPAAEAPLVAKGQALLRWHQTSGFCSATGRPTQRNRAGSQRVCSDIIYYPKMSPVVIALVSDGKRCLLGRQASFPRGMYSALAGFCDMGETLEETLSREVAEEVGLELLSVSYSSSQHWPFPHSSFMIGCHATVSPAHTQLSVDQSELEDARWFSLEEVVTALQVKAPPPRGAAGLWLPPKHAIANRLISEWAERQRRSLDGD
- the nudt13 gene encoding nucleoside diphosphate-linked moiety X motif 13 isoform X2, which encodes MLCSRFVGSLTNEMLCSRFVGSLTNEMLCSRFVGSLTNEMLCSRFVGSLTNEMLCSRFVGSLTNEMLCSRFVDRLKRDDGACAAALQSGQMFLFHRLAPLLQRTERGTLRPVARRTSDVQSILQRLGSDPALLEQSVLIGCSQQNQAQFCLDIGEVDQVVLEEACGGTFIDLKKSFFLLPAAEAPLVAKGQALLRWHQTSGFCSATGRPTQRNRAGSQRVCSDIIYYPKMSPVVIALVSDGKRCLLGRQASFPRGMYSALAGFCDMGETLEETLSREVAEEVGLELLSVSYSSSQHWPFPHSSFMIGCHATVSPAHTQLSVDQSELEDARWFSLEEVVTALQVKAPPPRGAAGLWLPPKHAIANRLISEWAERQRRSLDGD
- the nudt13 gene encoding nucleoside diphosphate-linked moiety X motif 13 isoform X4, with the protein product MFLFHRLAPLLQRTERGTLRPVARRTSDVQSILQRLGSDPALLEQSVLIGCSQQNQAQFCLDIGEVDQVVLEEACGGTFIDLKKSFFLLPAAEAPLVAKGQALLRWHQTSGFCSATGRPTQRNRAGSQRVCSDIIYYPKMSPVVIALVSDGKRCLLGRQASFPRGMYSALAGFCDMGETLEETLSREVAEEVGLELLSVSYSSSQHWPFPHSSFMIGCHATVSPAHTQLSVDQSELEDARWFSLEEVVTALQVKAPPPRGAAGLWLPPKHAIANRLISEWAERQRRSLDGD
- the nudt13 gene encoding nucleoside diphosphate-linked moiety X motif 13 isoform X3, whose amino-acid sequence is MLRPVRTLAPLSRCCSSFVSRMRFVDRLKRDDGACAAALQSGQMFLFHRLAPLLQRTERGTLRPVARRTSDVQSILQRLGSDPALLEQSVLIGCSQQNQAQFCLDIGEVDQVVLEEACGGTFIDLKKSFFLLPAAEAPLVAKGQALLRWHQTSGFCSATGRPTQRNRAGSQRVCSDIIYYPKMSPVVIALVSDGKRCLLGRQASFPRGMYSALAGFCDMGETLEETLSREVAEEVGLELLSVSYSSSQHWPFPHSSFMIGCHATVSPAHTQLSVDQSELEDARWFSLEEVVTALQVKAPPPRGAAGLWLPPKHAIANRLISEWAERQRRSLDGD